The following coding sequences lie in one Chlorocebus sabaeus isolate Y175 chromosome 29, mChlSab1.0.hap1, whole genome shotgun sequence genomic window:
- the ARHGEF40 gene encoding rho guanine nucleotide exchange factor 40 isoform X1 encodes MEPEPVEDCVQSTLAALYPPFEATAPTLLGQVFQVVERTYREDALRYTLDFLVPAKHLLAKVQQEACAQYSGFLFFHEGWPLCLHEQVVVQLAALPWQLLRPGDFYLQVVPSAAQAPRLALKCLAPGGGRVQEIPVPNEACAYLFTPEWLQGINKDRPTGRLSTCLLSAPSGIQRLPWAELICPRFVHKEGLMVGHQPSTLPPELPSGPPGLPSPPLPEEALGTRSPGDGHNAPVEGPEGEYVELLEVTLPVRGSPADAEGSPGPSRVRTVPTRKGAGGKGRHRRHRAWVHQKGLGPRDQDGARPPGEGSSTGASPESPPGAEAVPEAVVLEVSEPPAEAVGEASESCPLRPGELRGGGGGQGAEGPPGTPRRTGKGNRRKKRAAGRGALSRGGDSAPLSPGDKEEASHQEALGNLPSPSEHKLPECSLVKEEYEGSGKPDSETKEFKTAGEKEPQPSEACGPTEEGSREREQEGPGLVCMAGHAGPEGLLSDTPTPLLETVQEGKADSIPEEAVPVSISDDPDVAWDLMASGFLILTGGVDQSGRALLTITPPCPPEEPPPSRDMLNTTLHYLHSLLRPDLQTLGLSVLLDLRQAPSLPPALITVLSQLQDSGDPPLVQRLLILTHDDLPSELCGFQGAEVLSENDLKRVTKPEELQWELGGHRDPSPSHWVEIHQEVVRLCRLCQGVLGSVRQAIEELEGAAEPEEEEAVGMPKPLQKVLADPRLTALQRDGGAILMRLRSTHSSKLEGQGPATLYQEVDEAIHQLVRLSNLHVQHQEQRQCLRRLQQVLQWLSGPGEEQLASFAVPGDTLSALQETELRFRAFSAEVQERLAQAREALALEENATSQKVLDIFEQRLEQVESGLHRALRLQRFFQQAHEWVDEGFARLAGAGPGREAVLAALALRRAPEPSAGTFQEMRALALDLGNPAALREWGRCRARCQELERRIQQHLGEEASPRGYRRRRADSASSGGAQWGPHSPSPSLSSLLLPSSPGPRAAPSHCSLAPCGEDYEEEGPELAPEAEGRPPRAVLIRGLEVTSTEVVDRTCSPREHVLLGRAGGPDGPWGVGTPRMERKRSISAQQRLMSELIACEQDYVATLSEPVPPPGPELTPELRGTWAAALSVRERLRSFHRTHFLRELQGCATHPLRIGACFLRHGDQFSLYAQYVKHRHKLENGLAVLSPSSKGSMEAGPYLPRALQQPLEQLARYGRLLEELLREAGPELSSERQALGAAVQLLREQEARGRDLLAVEAVRGCEIDLKEQGQLLHRDPFTVICGRKKCLRHVFLFEHLLLFSKLKGPEGGSEMFVYKQAFKTADMGLTENIGDSGLCFELWFRRRRAREAYTLQATSPEIKLKWTSSIAQLLWRQAAHNKELRVQQMVSMGIGNKPFLDIKALGERTLSALLTGRAARTRASVAVSSFEHAGPSLPGLSPGACSLPARVEEEAWDLDVKQISLAPETLDSSGDVSPGPRNSPSLQPPHPGSSTPTLASRGILGLSRQSHARALSDPTTPL; translated from the exons ATG GAGCCTGAGCCAGTGGAGGACTGTGTGCAGAGCACTCTCGCCGCCCTGTATCCACCCTTTGAGGCAACAGCCCCTACCCTGTTGGGCCAGGTGTTCCAGGTGGTGGAGAGGACTTATCGGGAGGACGCACTGAGGTACACGCTGGACTTCCTGGTACCAGCCAAGCACCTGCTTGCCAAGGTCCAGCAGGAAGCCTGT GCCCAATACAGTGGATTCCTCTTCTTCCATGAGGGGTGGCCGCTCTGCCTGCATGAACAGGTGGTGGTGCAGCTAGCAGCCCTACCCTGGCAACTGCTGCGCCCAGGAGACTTCTATCTGCAAGTGGTGCCCTCAGCTGCCCAAGCACCACGACTAGCACTCAAGTGTCTGGCCCCTGGGGGTGGGCGGGTGCAGGAGATTCCTGTGCCCAATGAGGCCTGTGCCTACCTATTCACACCTGAGTGGCTACAAGGCATCAACAAGGACCGGCCAACAGGTCGCCTCAGTACCTGCCTACTGTCTGCGCCCTCAGGGATTCAGCGGCTGCCCTGGGCTGAGCTCATCTGCCCACGATTTGTGCACAAAGAGGGCCTCATGGTCGGACATCAGCCAAGTACGCTGCCCCCAGAACTGCCCTCTGGACCTCCAGGGCTTCCCAGCCCTCCACTTCCTGAGGAGGCGCTGGGTACCCGGAGTCCTGGGGATGGGCACAATGCCCCTGTGGAAGGACCTGAGGGCGAGTACGTGGAGCTGTTGGAGGTGACGCTGCCTGTGAGGGGGAGCCCAGCAGATGCTGAAGGCTCCCCGGGCCCCTCCAGAGTACGGACAGTACCCACTCGCAAGGGTGCTGGAGGGAAGGGCCGCCACCGGAGACACCGGGCGTGGGTGCATCAGAAGGGCCTGGGACCTCGGGACCAGGATGGAGCACGCCCACCCGGCGAGGGGAGCAGCACTGGAGCCTCCCCTGAGTCTCCCCCAGGAGCTGAGGCTGTCCCAGAGGCAGTAGTCTTAGAGGTATCTGAGCCCCCAGCAGAGGCCGTGGGAGAAGCCTCTGAATCTTGCCCCCTGAGGCCAGGGGAGcttagaggaggaggaggaggccagggAGCTGAAGGACCACCTGGTACCCCTCGGAGAACAGgcaaaggaaacagaagaaagaagcgAGCTGCAGGCAGAGGGGCTCTTAGCCGAGGAGGGGACAGTGCCCCACTGAGCCCTGGGGATAAGGAAGAGGCCAGTCACCAAGAAGCCCTTGGCAATCTGCCCTCACCAAGTGAGCACAAGCTTCCAGAATGCAGCCTGGTTAAGGAGGAATATGAAGGCTCAGGAAAGCCAGACTCTGAGACCAAAGAGTTCAAAACAGCAGGCGAGAAAGAGCCTCAGCCCTCTGAAGCCTGTGGGCCTACAGAAGAGggttccagagagagagagcaggaggggCCAGGCCTGGTGTGTATGGCAG GACACGCAGGCCCAGAAGGCCTCCTGTCTGACACTCCAACACCTCTGCTGGAGACTGTGCAGGAAGGAAAAGCGGACAGCATTCCAGAAGAGGCCGTTCCAGTCTCCATCTCTGATGACCCTGATGTGGCTTGGGACTTGATGGCATCTGGATTCCTCATCCTGACAG GAGGGGTGGACCAGAGTGGGCGAGCTCTGCTGACCATTACCCCACCGTGCCCTCCTGAGGAGCCCCCACCCTCCCGAGACATGCTGAACACAACTCTTCATTACCTCCACTCACTGCTCAG GCCTGATCTACAGACACTGGGGCTCTCCGTCCTGCTGGACCTTCGCCAGGCACCTTCACTGCCTCCAGCACTCATTACTGTCTTGAGCCAACTTCAG gactcaggagatcctcccCTCGTTCAGCGGCTGCTGATTCTCACTCATGATGACCTTCCAAGTGAACTCTGTGGATTTCAG GGTGCTGAGGTGCTGTCAGAGAATGATCTGAAAAGAGTGACCAAGCCAGAGGAGCTGCAGTGGGAGTTAGGAGGTCACAGGGACCCCTCTCCCAGTCACTGGGTAGAGATACACCAG GAAGTGGTAAGGCTATGCCGCCTGTGCCAAGGTGTGCTGGGCTCGGTACGGCAGGCCATTGAGGAGCTGGAGGGAGCAGCAGAGCCAGAGGAAGAG GAGGCAGTGGGAATGCCCAAGCCCCTGCAGAAGGTGCTGGCAGATCCCCGGCTGACGGCACTGCAGAGGGATGGGGGGGCCATCCTGATGAGGCTGCGCTCCACTCACAGCAGCAA ACTAGAGGGCCAAGGCCCAGCTACATTGTATCAGGAAGTGGACGAGGCCATTCACCAGCTCGTGCGCCTCTCCAACCTGCACGTGCAGCATCAAGAGCAGCGGCAGTGCCTGCGGCGACTCCAGCAG GTGTTGCAGTGGCTCTCGGGCCCAGGGGAGGAGCAGCTGGCAAGCTTTGCTGTGCCCGGGGACACCTTGTCTGCCCTGCAGGAGACAGAGCTGCGATTCCGGGCTTTCAGCGCTGAGGTCCAG GAGCGCCTGGCCCAGGCACGGGAGGCCCTGGCTCTGGAGGAGAATGCCACCTCCCAGAAGGTGCTGGATATCTTTGAACAGCGGCTGGAGCAGGTTGAGAGTGGCCTCCATCGGGCCCTGCGGCTACAGCGCTTCTTCCAGCAG GCACATGAATGGGTGGATGAGGGCTTTGCTCGactggcaggagctgggccgggtCGGGAGGCTGTGCTGGCTGCACTGGCCCTGCGGCGGGCCCCAGAGCCCAGTGCCGGCACCTTCCAGGAGATGCGGGCCCTGGCCCTGGACCTGGGCAACCCAGCAGCCCTGCGAGAATGGGGCCGCTGCCGGGCCCGCTGCCAAGAGCTGGAGAGGAGGATTCAGCAACACCTGGGAGAGGAGGCGAGCCCACGGGGCTACCGACGACGGCGGGCAGACAGTGCCAGCAGTGGAGGGGCTCAGTGGGGCCCCCACAGCCCCTCACCCAGCCTCAGCTCCTTGCTGCTCCCCAGCAGCCCTGGGCCACGGGCAGCCCCATCCCATTGCTCCTTGGCCCCATGTGGAGAGGACTATGAGGAGGAAGGCCCTGAGCTGGCTCCAGAAGCAGAGGGCAGGCCCCCAAGGGCTGTGCTGATTCGAGGCCTGGAGGTCACCAGCACTGAGGTGGTAGACAGGACATGCTCACCGCGGGAACACGTGCTGCTGGGCCGGGCTGGGGGGCCAGACGGACCCTGGGGAGTAGGCACCCCCAGGATGGAGCGCAAGCGAAGCATCAG TGCCCAGCAGCGTCTGATGTCTGAGCTGATTGCCTGTGAACAAGATTACGTGGCCACCTTGAGTGAGCCAGTGCCACCCCCTGGGCCTGAGCTGACTCCTGAGCTTCGGGGCACTTGGGCTGCTGCCCTGAGTGTCCGGGAAAGGCTTCGCAGCTTCCACCGGACACACTTTCTGCGGGAGCTTCAGGGCTGCGCCACCCACCCCCTACGCATTGGGGCCTGCTTCCTTCGCCAT GGGGACCAGTTCAGCCTTTATGCACAGTACGTGAAGCACCGACACAAACTGGAGAATGGTCTGGCTGTGCTCAGTCCCTCAAGCAAG GGCTCCATGGAGGCTGGACCTTACCTGCCCCGAGCCCTGCAACAGCCTCTGGAACAGTTGGCTCGGTATGGGCGGCTCCTGGAGGAGCTCCTGAGGGAAGCTGGGCCTGAGCTGAGTTCTGAGCGCCAGGCCCTTGGGGCTGCTGTACAGCTGCTCCGGGAACAAGAGGCCCGTGGCAGAGACCTGCTGGCTGTGGAGGCGGTGCGTGGCTGTGAG ATAGATCTGAAGGAGCAGGGACAGCTGTTGCATCGAGACCCCTTCACTGTCATCTGTGGCCGAAAGAAGTGCCTTCGCCATGTCTTTCTGTTTGAGCATCTCCTCCTGTTCAGCAAGCTCAAGGGCCCTGAAGGAGGGTCAGAGATGTTTGTTTACAAGCAGGCCTTTAAG ACTGCTGACATGGGGCTGACAGAAAACATCGGGGACAGCGGACTCTGCTTCGAGTTGTGGTTTCGGCGGCGGCGTGCACGAGAGGCATATACTCTGCAGGCAACCTCACCAGAGATCAAACTCAAGTGGACAAGTTCTATTGCCCAGCTGCTGTGGAGACAGGCAGCCCACAACAAGG AGCTCCGAGTGCAGCAGATGGTGTCCATGGGCATTGGGAATAAACCCTTCCTGGACATCAAAGCCCTTGGGGAGCGGACGCTGAGTGCCCTGCTCACTGGAAGAG CCGCCCGCACCCGGGCCTCCGTGGCCGTGTCATCCTTTGAGCATGCCGGCCCCTCCCTTCCCGGCCTTTCGCCGGGAGCCTGCTCCCTGCCTGCCCGCGTCGAGGAGGAGGCCTGGGATCTGGACGTCAAGCAAATTTCCCTGG CCCCAGAAACACTTGACTCTTCTGGAGATGTGTCCCCAGGACCAAGAAACAGCCCCAGCCTGCAACCCCCCCACCCTGGGAGCAGCACTCCCACCCTGGCCAGTCGAGGGATCTTAGGGCTATCCCGGCAG AGCCATGCTCGAGCCCTGAGTGACCCCACCACACCTCTGTGA